From Bacteroidales bacterium, the proteins below share one genomic window:
- a CDS encoding YfhO family protein: YNKFRTVEMALVIPGLVFPVIAIWGLHLILAGEAEEKQLKKGFAWSLGVTGGICLVIWLIPSLLLDFKSSYDAQFISQVPEWYYNALVIDRASLASSDAFRSLIFIILGAGLLFWFRKSKTKKTSAVIVSAGIAILILADLWTIDRRYINDGSYTREKPEETYKESIADKEILKDTDSFRVLGLDNPWQNTDVSYFHHSVGGYHAVKLRRYQELIEYRLNKEYQQIVNAFQNARSFEDIYPALATSPSLNMLNTRYIIYNAEQPPLRNPFAFGNCWFVQEIEIVDNADAEIAALETIQPLETAAIDKRFAPELEGFTPQQDSTATIILENYRPNRLTYKSKTSAEQVAVFSEIYYRPGWKVKIDGQEASHFRADWILRAMCVPAGEHTIVFEFLPDRYIAAAYVSSFSSFLILLLLIGVIGWTGWKIWKKNIQL, translated from the coding sequence TATACAACAAATTCAGGACGGTAGAGATGGCTTTAGTTATCCCCGGCCTGGTTTTTCCTGTCATAGCTATCTGGGGGCTTCACCTGATTCTGGCCGGAGAGGCAGAAGAGAAACAGCTAAAGAAAGGTTTTGCCTGGTCGTTGGGAGTTACCGGCGGTATCTGTCTGGTTATTTGGTTAATCCCTTCATTACTTCTTGACTTTAAATCTTCTTATGATGCTCAGTTTATCAGTCAGGTACCCGAATGGTATTACAACGCCTTAGTCATCGACCGGGCTTCGCTGGCTTCTTCAGACGCATTTCGCTCCCTGATTTTCATCATATTGGGTGCCGGATTACTTTTCTGGTTCCGTAAATCAAAAACGAAAAAAACCTCTGCCGTCATCGTGAGCGCCGGAATAGCTATCCTGATACTGGCAGACCTCTGGACAATAGACCGCCGTTACATCAATGACGGAAGTTACACCCGTGAAAAGCCGGAAGAAACTTATAAAGAGAGCATTGCCGACAAGGAAATCCTGAAAGACACCGATTCCTTCCGTGTATTGGGACTGGACAATCCCTGGCAAAACACAGATGTTTCCTATTTTCATCATTCGGTGGGAGGATACCATGCGGTGAAACTGCGCCGATATCAGGAATTGATAGAGTACAGATTGAATAAGGAATATCAGCAAATTGTCAATGCTTTTCAAAACGCACGCTCTTTTGAAGATATCTATCCGGCATTAGCCACATCTCCGTCACTGAATATGCTAAACACACGCTACATTATATATAATGCAGAACAGCCGCCTCTGAGAAATCCATTTGCTTTTGGTAATTGCTGGTTTGTGCAGGAAATAGAGATTGTTGATAATGCAGATGCCGAGATTGCCGCGTTGGAAACCATTCAACCGCTGGAAACAGCTGCTATAGATAAACGATTTGCCCCGGAACTGGAAGGATTTACTCCACAACAGGATTCGACGGCTACTATTATCCTGGAGAATTACCGTCCCAACCGTCTCACCTATAAAAGTAAGACTTCGGCTGAGCAGGTGGCCGTCTTTTCCGAAATATATTACCGGCCGGGATGGAAAGTAAAGATCGACGGACAGGAAGCATCACATTTCCGTGCAGACTGGATCTTGCGCGCCATGTGTGTCCCGGCCGGAGAACATACGATTGTTTTTGAGTTTTTGCCCGATCGGTATATTGCCGCCGCTTATGTTTCGTCGTTCAGTTCTTTCCTGATTTTGTTGTTGTTAATTGGAGTAATCGGATGGACAGGGTGGAAAATATGGAAAAAAAATATTCAGTTATAA
- a CDS encoding glycosyltransferase produces MEKKYSVIIPVYNRPAEVCELLDSLSRQTCKDFETLVIEDGSTVRCDLVVKKYEEILDLRYFFKPNSGRSLTRNYGMEHAEGDFLIFFDSDCIIPEDYFQKITTYLEETNADCFGGPDKAHVSFSRMQKAVSHSMTSFLTTGGIRGSKKGLEKFVPRTFNMGFSRKVYHAVGGFKDMFGEDIDLSTRIRKAGFSVELFPDAYVYHKRRVNLKSFYRQVYVFGMARVGLYQLHPASLKPVHLLPGCFVLGTVFLCLSSFICLWALLPIGIYLFALFIESWVVNRNFSIACLSIVTGLVQLVGYGSGFLNAYVRKVIFKQKTDTESELKKYYKKSN; encoded by the coding sequence ATGGAAAAAAAATATTCAGTTATAATACCTGTTTATAATCGGCCGGCAGAGGTTTGCGAACTGTTGGACAGCCTGTCACGTCAAACCTGTAAGGATTTCGAAACTCTTGTCATAGAAGACGGGTCGACAGTTCGTTGTGATCTGGTAGTGAAGAAATACGAAGAAATATTGGATCTTCGCTATTTCTTCAAACCCAATTCGGGGCGTAGCCTGACACGCAATTATGGTATGGAGCATGCAGAGGGAGATTTCCTGATATTTTTCGATTCGGACTGTATCATCCCTGAGGATTATTTTCAGAAAATAACGACGTATCTGGAAGAAACAAATGCCGATTGCTTCGGCGGCCCCGACAAAGCTCATGTTTCTTTCTCACGGATGCAAAAAGCTGTCAGCCATTCCATGACATCATTTCTAACTACCGGTGGTATCCGGGGAAGTAAAAAAGGATTGGAAAAGTTTGTTCCGCGTACCTTCAATATGGGTTTTTCCCGTAAGGTTTATCATGCGGTAGGCGGGTTTAAGGATATGTTTGGTGAAGATATTGATTTAAGTACCCGCATACGCAAAGCAGGATTCTCCGTAGAATTATTCCCTGACGCTTACGTATATCATAAACGGCGTGTTAATTTAAAGTCTTTCTACAGGCAGGTTTATGTATTTGGTATGGCACGGGTCGGATTATATCAGTTACATCCTGCATCCTTGAAGCCGGTTCATTTATTGCCGGGCTGTTTTGTTTTAGGAACAGTTTTCTTGTGCTTATCTTCTTTTATCTGTTTATGGGCGCTGCTTCCGATAGGTATTTATCTGTTTGCACTGTTCATTGAATCATGGGTTGTAAACAGGAACTTTTCGATTGCATGCCTTTCCATAGTGACCGGCCTTGTTCAATTAGTTGGATATGGGAGCGGTTTTCTGAATGCGTATGTACGCAAAGTAATTTTCAAACAGAAAACAGATACGGAATCCGAACTGAAAAAGTATTACAAAAAAAGCAACTGA
- a CDS encoding beta-galactosidase, which yields MKKAIILFCVFATAINIQAQWKPAGDKIKTPWAEQVDPSKVLPEYPRPLIERGEWINLNGLWEYAIAPKGNVEPATFDGQILVPFAVESSLSGVQKEVGGTNELWYKREFAIPSNWKNKHVKLNFGAVDWIADIFINDILIGSHQGGYTPFSFDITPYLSGRNKHKLVVRVWDPTDKGYQPRGKQVINPEGIWYTPVTGIWQTVWLEPVSENHITTIKSIPNIDENLIRVTVSTATCRVTDIVEVRLIDKGKVIASAKGVQGKELRLHIDHPVLWSTDNPYLYDMKILLTSSGSVTDEVKSYTALRKISTKRDANGLMRMQLNNKDLFHYGPLDQGWWPDGLY from the coding sequence ATGAAAAAAGCAATTATTTTATTCTGTGTCTTCGCTACTGCAATAAACATTCAAGCACAATGGAAACCGGCAGGAGACAAAATTAAAACACCTTGGGCTGAACAAGTTGACCCATCCAAAGTATTGCCTGAATATCCCAGGCCTTTAATAGAGCGGGGTGAATGGATAAATCTGAACGGCCTGTGGGAATATGCAATTGCGCCGAAAGGGAACGTAGAACCGGCTACTTTTGACGGGCAAATATTAGTACCTTTTGCCGTCGAATCGTCTTTATCCGGCGTACAGAAAGAAGTAGGCGGCACAAATGAACTTTGGTATAAACGTGAGTTTGCGATTCCGTCCAACTGGAAAAATAAGCATGTAAAACTGAACTTCGGAGCCGTCGACTGGATAGCGGACATTTTTATCAATGACATTCTAATCGGCTCGCATCAAGGAGGATATACGCCTTTCTCATTTGACATCACTCCCTATTTGAGCGGGAGAAATAAGCATAAATTAGTCGTTCGCGTATGGGATCCGACAGACAAAGGTTATCAGCCTCGTGGAAAACAAGTGATAAATCCCGAAGGTATCTGGTACACGCCGGTTACAGGCATCTGGCAGACGGTCTGGCTGGAACCTGTTTCCGAAAACCATATAACAACGATCAAATCTATTCCCAATATTGATGAAAATCTTATCCGCGTAACTGTTTCCACAGCAACTTGCCGTGTTACAGACATTGTAGAAGTCAGATTAATCGACAAAGGAAAGGTAATCGCCTCCGCTAAAGGGGTACAAGGAAAAGAGCTTCGCCTGCACATTGATCATCCTGTGTTATGGAGCACGGATAATCCTTACCTGTACGACATGAAAATATTACTCACTTCTTCGGGTTCGGTGACAGATGAAGTGAAATCTTACACCGCTCTCCGCAAAATATCCACCAAACGGGATGCGAATGGATTGATGCGTATGCAATTGAACAACAAAGACCTCTTTCATTACGGCCCGCTCGACCAAGGTTGGTGGCCTGACGGTTTATAT